A part of Brettanomyces bruxellensis chromosome 3, complete sequence genomic DNA contains:
- a CDS encoding uncharacterized protein (SECRETED:SignalP(1-21)), translating to MIFSNVVRVLAITSLCTKGMAAPYPVAKGVKVYEREAAPIADPEPVAFTYNEELLKRDGLASAISALLTDAVSTVANGLLGTLNTLVQGLVSDLTSCDGVLNDLGAVLDGILTDAGEGADSSVQDVVTLIQNLVDAIISGASSANILTDLSNLLSGIVSAVGTGGDDVLTTVGNLLAELVESLTTAKGQCSSTAAVTLTDVCGNAISSSSSTSTNFDAEGILGDVAEIINDAISSLTSSTGSGILGDVLDLITELIDDLTDCDGVLNDLATDIQSILSEAGSSGDDVLSEIASLLGDLVTDILTSATSLNILTDLSNLVGKILSSVGSSSSDVLSDIGDLLESILNTLANGSASCSSESSAKSSSLCTSSTNSLSSASSSSVTSSSSSASTSSSNSSAETTSVSSLTESSSGSSSTESTSGLSSVSGSTETSSATGSSSVTESSGSASSTGSSTISGSSTASGSVSGSSITSGSVSGSSTASSSVSGSSTASSSVSGSSITSGSVSGSSTASGSVSGSNSLTAATGSLTKTNESGNETKTSSGANASASGNGSGSSGSGSNSGNGSKNGSGIESGNGSGSGSGSGANGKNVETTVITVTSCSDHVCTKTPVTTGVYSYTTTENGVETVYTTYCPLTSEETKATVSAYPEETTVITVTSCSDNVCTKIPVTTGVYSYTTTENGAETVYTTYCPLTAEENEASVSASPETLASVSSSAATQIAAGSVSEYTGASSSAQLIKSSASSVAAVSTLASSAATIQPSGSVSEYEGAGSSIQYGSQLLLTLLAVFLL from the coding sequence ATGATTTTTTCAAACGTTGTTAGAGTTTTGGCCATAACTTCCCTTTGCACAAAGGGTATGGCTGCTCCATATCCAGTAGCAAAAGGTGTAAAAGTTTACGAACGTGAGGCTGCACCAATTGCAGATCCAGAGCCGGTTGCTTTTACCTACAATGAAGAATTGCTAAAGAGAGACGGTCTTGCTAGTGCAATCAGTGCTCTTCTTACTGATGCTGTGAGCACAGTAGCCAATGGATTGCTTGGTACTCTTAACACATTGGTTCAAGGGCTAGTTAGTGATTTGACAAGCTGTGATGGTGTTCTTAATGATTTAGGTGCTGTTCTTGATGGTATCCTTACCGATGCTGGTGAAGGTGCTGACTCATCTGTTCAGGATGTTGTTACCCTTATTCAAAATCTTGTTGATGCCATCATTTCAGGTGCTTCCAGTGCAAATATTCTTACCGATTTATCTAATCTTCTAAGTGGAATTGTCTCAGCAGTTGGAACTGGTGGTGATGACGTTCTAACCACAGTGGGAAATCTTCTTGCAGAATTGGTTGAAAGTTTAACAACTGCCAAAGGTCAATGTTCTTCTACCGCCGCTGTTACCCTTACTGATGTTTGCGGAAATGCCATATCTTCTAGCTCTAGTACTTCTACTAATTTCGATGCAGAGGGCATTCTTGGAGATGTTGCCGAGATCATTAACGATGCAATCTCTTCTTTGACTTCAAGCACAGGCTCTGGAATACTTGGAGACGTTCTTGATTTGATTACAGAACTTATTGACGACTTGACTGACTGTGATGGTGTTTTGAATGATCTTGCTACTGATATCCAAAGCATTCTTTCAGAAGCAGGCTCCTCAGGAGATGATGTTCTTAGCGAAATTGCTAGTTTGCTTGGAGACCTCGTGACAGATATTCTTACCTCTGCCACTTCCCTTAATATATTAACTGACTTGAGTAACTTGGTCGGAAAAATCTTGAGTTCAGTTGGATCGTCAAGTAGTGACGTTCTTAGTGACATCGGTGATTTGCTTGAAAGTATTTTGAATACGCTTGCCAATGGTAGTGCATCTTGCTCATCAGAATCTTCTGCAAAGTCATCATCTTTATGTACCAGCTCAACAAACTCTCTTTCCAGCGCAAGCTCTAGCTCTGTGACTTCCTCCAGCTCTTCTGCCTctacatcttcttcaaactcCTCTGCTGAAACCACATCTGTCTCAAGCTTGACTGAATCTTCATCTGGTTCGAGCTCGACTGAGTCTACATCTGGTTTGAGCTCCGTTAGCGGTTCAACCGAAACATCATCTGCTACTGGTTCTAGCTCAGTTACTGAGTCAAGTGGATCAGCAAGTTCTACCGGCTCTAGCACTATAAGCGGATCGAGCACCGCATCGGGATCTGTCAGTGGATCGAGTATTACATCAGGTTCAGTTAGTGGATCAAGCACTGCCTCAAGTTCAGTTAGTGGATCAAGCACTGCCTCAAGTTCAGTTAGTGGATCAAGTATTACATCAGGTTCAGTTAGTGGATCAAGTACTGCATCAGGTTCAGTCAGTGGCTCTAACTCATTGACAGCTGCCACTGGTTCTTTAACCAAAACAAATGAAAGTGGTAACGAAACAAAGACATCATCAGGTGCAAATGCTAGTGCCTCAGGTAATGGATCTGGTTCTAGTGGATCAGGATCTAATTCAGGAAACGGTTCTAAGAATGGCTCGGGAATCGAATCAGGAAATGGATCGGGTTCAGGTTCAGGCTCAGGTGCTAACGGTAAGAATGTTGAAACAACTGTCATTACTGTTACATCATGCTCCGATCATGTCTGCACTAAGACTCCTGTTACTACTGGCGTTTACTCTTACACTACAACCGAAAATGGTGTTGAAACCGTTTACACAACCTACTGCCCATTGACCTCTGAAGAGACTAAAGCAACTGTTTCTGCTTATCCAGAAGAGACTACTGTCATTACTGTCACCTCATGCTCTGATAATGTCTGCACTAAAATCCCTGTTACTACAGGTGTCTACTCTTACACAACAACCGAAAATGGTGCAGAGACCGTTTACACAACTTACTGCCCATTGACTGCCGAGGAGAATGAAGCAAGTGTTTCTGCTTCCCCAGAAACTTTAGCCTCAGTTTCATCATCCGCAGCTACTCAAATTGCCGCAGGCTCTGTTAGTGAGTACACAGGTGCATCTTCTTCGGCTCAATTGATTAAATCCTCAGCTTCATCTGTTG